The following are encoded together in the Bradysia coprophila strain Holo2 unplaced genomic scaffold, BU_Bcop_v1 contig_94, whole genome shotgun sequence genome:
- the LOC119084945 gene encoding remodeling and spacing factor 1-like, which translates to MPSASENDSCLGDPNFAVICSFLQHYADILKIMNPTFKTLQEMIESKNDVARELVNTVMRLLYKCNISVDRERWERRLAKFCRTYSDDDADTILRLGFRNLKTTVKLRVIKELLEYQFEHNIEFKKIVNEMTPDKQRCKPLMEDDGGHLFWTMTDSNDDTVVYKENVKKKSWNVLAHDRDELTKLIKRNAPATPPRRTSARRSLANATIRPSSEPKAKDLLKELRLSIGRLKDVA; encoded by the exons ATGCCATCGGCAAGTGAAAATGATTCGTGTCTGGGTGATCCGAATTTTGCGGTTATTTGCTCATTTCTGCAACATTACGCTGACATTTTAAAGATTATGAACCCAACGTTTAAGACACTTCAGGAAATGATTGAAAGCAAAAATGACG TGGCCAGAGAATTGGTCAATACAGTAATGCGACTCCTGTACAAGTGTAATATCTCTGTCGATAGAGAGCGATGGGAACGAAGGCTGGCCAAATTTTGCCGTACTTATTCGGACGATGATGCAGATACGATCTTACGTTTAGGTTTTAGGAATTTGAAAACAACTGTCAAGTTGAGGGTGATAAAG GAGCTCCTTGAGTATCAGTTCGAGCACAACATCGAATTCAAAAAGATTGTGAACGAAATGACTCCCGACAAGCAACGGTGTAAACCGCTAATGGAGGACGATGGTGGCCACTTGTTCTGGACCATGACCGATTCGAATGACGACACCGTTGTGTACAAAGAGAATGTGAAGAAGAAATCGTGGAACGTTTTAGCCCACGATCGTGACGAACTTACTAAACTCATTAAGCGAAATGCACCCGCAACACCGCCTCGAAGGACATCAGCGCGTAGGTCATTAGCGAATGCGACCATAAGGCCGTCGTCGGAACCAAAGGCTAAGGATTTGTTGAAAGAATTACGTTTGAGCATCGGACGATTGAAAGATGTCGCATGA
- the LOC119084947 gene encoding uncharacterized protein LOC119084947 encodes MASIVQLFIAIFVFTLMQTQVYATYVSSDRCVDDIVRRVKENHKELATDFCLSNEVANNSLRDICTYYVQDSIHKVLHAVNGVACLTEVEIPTTSELERGIYVAYVTILRQLSIYDATAMIPNSFGQLNDRVVGSTEAFFSSTASKVAGLCLHKNVADIE; translated from the exons ATGGCGTCCATTGTTCAACTATTTATCGCTATCTTTGTATTTACTCTCATGCAA ACGCAAGTCTATGCCACGTACGTGAGTTCAGACCGCTGTGTCGATGACATAGTGAGACGAGTCAAAGAAAATCATAAGGAATTGGCGACGGACTTCTGCTTGTCAAATGAAGTTGCCAATAATTCACTACGGGATATTTGCACCTATTATGTTCAGGATAGTATTCATAAAGTTTTGCATGCTGTAAACGGAGTGGCTTGTTTGACTGAAGTGGAAATACCCACCACTAGCGAATTAGAACGCGGCATCTACGTCGCTTACGTTACAATTCTAAGACAGTTATCAATTTACGACGCAACGGCCATG ATTCCCAATTCTTTTGGTCAATTGAATGATCGTGTTGTTGGTAGCACTGAAGCATTTTTTTCGAGCACAGCGAGCAAGGTAGCCGGACTATGCCTTCACAAGAATGTAGCAGACATCGAATAA